A single genomic interval of Lathyrus oleraceus cultivar Zhongwan6 chromosome 7, CAAS_Psat_ZW6_1.0, whole genome shotgun sequence harbors:
- the LOC127105346 gene encoding F-box protein CPR1, producing MAKSVSEKVRNYIPDDLAFSILSKLPLKSLKRFGCVNKTWSVLFENPNFMIMFRNNFTSIPHSYYNDTSIILHQIVCNHNRTYVSFTLDSLSGERFENKVKLDFPNPFQQEDPGFCVLVSGSINGILCLYDSDDAIVLWNPATEEFKVIPPSPVESLPPYQAIIKFIHGFGYDPFSDDYKIIRNVGFVPITDDDDDDDALPLPPDVQWEDVCGDYVPFWEVYSLVCNSWRKVDLVLPACCWQGGNCNNDLLYLDGMCHWLSNYYGDDNEEYVVSFDLTNEVCFTTIIPTLIPLDIDPNSWVRHALVLLNGSIASILSYTTTFHISILGKLGVKESWTKIFVVGPLSDDIKYCIGAGKNGDIFFAKEDGGDPICFDLCTQMIEELDGVKGAHNSKIIIYKESLVSIGARNH from the coding sequence ATGGCGAAATCTGTAAGTGAGAAGGTAAGAAATTACATACCTGATGATCTTGCTTTCTCCATTCTATCAAAACTTCCTTTAAAATCTTTGAAGCGTTTTGGATGTGTAAACAAAACATGGTCtgttttgtttgaaaaccctaattttatgaTCATGTTTCGCAATAATTTCACATCCATTCCTCACTCTTACTACAATGATACATCAATCATCCTTCATCAAATTGTTTGCAATCACAATCGTACTTACGTTAGTTTCACTCTGGATTCACTTTCTGGCGAGAGGTTTGAGAATAAAGTTAAATTGGACTTTCCAAATCCATTTCAACAAGAGGACCCTGGATTTTGTGTATTGGTTTCTGGTAGTATAAATGGAATTCTATGTCTTTACGATAGTGATGACGCCATTGTATTGTGGAATCCAGCTACGGAAGAATTCAAAGTCATTCCTCCCAGCCCTGTCGAGTCTCTACCACCTTATCAGGCTATTATTAAGTTTATTCATGGATTTGGTTATGACCCTTTTAGTGACGACTATAAGATTATTAGGAATGTAGGTTTTGTTCCAATAACGGATGATGATGACGATGACGATGCTCTTCCACTTCCGCCTGATGTGCAATGGGAAGATGTCTGTGGGGACTATGTTCCCTTTTGGGAGGTATATAGCCTAGTATGTAATTCTTGGAGGAAAGTTGATCTCGTCCTTCCTGCTTGTTGTTGGCAAGGTGGCAACTGTAATAATGATCTACTGTACTTGGATGGAATGTGTCATTGGCTCTCTAACTATTATGGAGATGACAATGAAGAGTATGTGGTGTCATTTGACTTGACCAATGAGGTTTGTTTTACCACAATCATACCCACACTCATCCCCTTAGACATAGATCCCAATAGTTGGGTGCGCCATGCGTTGGTGTTGTTAAATGGATCCATTGCTTCCATTTTATCGTATACAACTACTTTTCACATATCAATTTTAGGCAAATTGGGTGTGAAGGAATCTTGGACTAAAATCTTTGTTGTTGGACCCTTGTCCGACGATATTAAGTATTGTATTGGAGCGGGGAAGAATGGTGATATATTCTTCGCAAAGGAAGATGGAGGAGATCCAATCTGCTTTGATTTATGTACCCAAATGATTGAGGAACTCGACGGTGTTAAAGGAGCGCATAATTCTAAAATAATAATTTATAAAGAAAGTCTCGTTTCGATTGGAGCAAGAAATCATTAG